A genomic window from Flavobacterium sp. I3-2 includes:
- a CDS encoding lysylphosphatidylglycerol synthase transmembrane domain-containing protein: MSPQIKKILNISLPLLLGVFLVFYAYNKFTPEQITEMTSYFKGANYNYIILSSVFSLVGLFSRAYRWKYGLNYLGYSSNFLNNLMAISIGYLLNLTVPRSGEVSRALVLQKYQKISFDKSFGTIISERLIDLVCLLLFVGTAFLLQYNQLKDFLLEKIPFEKLLTLLAVLVIFGIIGIYLLFYSKWKFFILIRTKIKGLIEGVLSIFKMPNRFGFLFHTVIIWISYVLTFYFGTLALAETSDISLGVVMVSFVVGSLAVTFTNGGFGAFPLMISEVLLLYGISATVGTTFGWILWTSQTTIIVLMGGLSFLLLPIFNKNK, from the coding sequence TTGAGTCCTCAAATAAAAAAAATATTAAATATATCACTCCCACTTTTGTTGGGAGTTTTTTTGGTTTTTTACGCATATAATAAATTTACGCCCGAACAAATAACCGAAATGACCAGTTATTTCAAAGGTGCTAATTACAATTATATCATTTTATCTTCTGTATTTTCGTTAGTTGGATTATTTTCAAGAGCTTACCGATGGAAATACGGTTTAAATTATTTGGGATATTCATCTAATTTTTTAAATAATCTGATGGCGATTTCCATCGGATATTTATTAAACTTAACCGTTCCACGTTCGGGCGAAGTTTCGCGCGCATTGGTGCTTCAGAAATACCAAAAAATTTCGTTCGATAAAAGTTTTGGAACCATCATTTCCGAACGATTAATCGATTTGGTTTGTTTGTTGCTTTTTGTAGGAACTGCATTTCTTTTACAATACAACCAATTAAAAGATTTTCTTTTAGAAAAAATTCCATTCGAAAAACTATTAACACTTTTAGCTGTTTTAGTGATTTTTGGAATCATCGGAATATATCTTTTGTTTTATTCCAAATGGAAATTCTTTATTTTAATCCGAACTAAAATCAAAGGTTTGATCGAAGGTGTTTTAAGTATTTTTAAAATGCCTAACCGATTTGGATTTTTGTTTCATACCGTAATCATTTGGATTTCTTACGTATTAACTTTCTACTTCGGAACATTGGCTTTAGCAGAAACTTCAGATATTTCACTTGGTGTTGTAATGGTTTCTTTTGTAGTCGGAAGTTTGGCTGTAACTTTCACAAACGGTGGTTTTGGAGCTTTTCCGTTAATGATTTCTGAAGTTTTATTGCTTTACGGAATTTCTGCAACCGTTGGTACCACTTTCGGTTGGATTCTTTGGACTTCGCAAACCACAATCATTGTTTTAATGGGCGGATTGTCTTTCTTATTACTTCCTATCTTCAATAAAAATAAATAA
- the radA gene encoding DNA repair protein RadA — translation MAKVKTAFFCSSCGTQFSKWLGQCTACKQWNTIVEEVVQKEEKVAWQTKSTLGVKRASKPLLINEIDSSQEVRLNTLDGELNRVLGGGLVPGSMVLLGGEPGIGKSTLLLQLSLKLPYKVLYVSGEESQKQIKMRAERVNPNNTTCYILTETNTQNIFKQIEDIQPDVLIIDSIQTLHTDYIEASAGTISQIKETTAELIKFAKETSTPVILIGHITKDGNIAGPKILEHMVDTVLQFEGDRNHVYRILRALKNRFGSTAELGIYEMQGSGLREVSNPSEILLSHRQEELSGTAIASTLEGMRPLMIEVQALVSTAVYGTPQRSATGYNLKRLNMILAVLEKRAGFRLGMKDVFLNITGGISVDDPAIDLAVVVSILSSNEDDAVSKDFCFAGEVGLSGEIRPVNRVDQRIQEAEKLGFSKIYISKYNKITYQSKQIEVVLVSKIEDLVSALF, via the coding sequence ATGGCAAAAGTAAAAACGGCTTTCTTTTGTTCCTCTTGTGGAACGCAATTTTCAAAATGGTTAGGTCAATGTACAGCTTGTAAACAGTGGAATACCATTGTTGAAGAAGTGGTGCAAAAAGAAGAAAAAGTAGCTTGGCAAACCAAATCTACTTTAGGTGTTAAACGCGCTTCAAAACCTTTATTGATAAACGAAATTGACAGTTCGCAAGAAGTCCGATTAAATACGTTAGACGGCGAATTAAACCGAGTTCTTGGTGGTGGATTAGTTCCTGGTTCGATGGTGCTTTTAGGTGGCGAACCCGGAATCGGAAAAAGTACGTTGTTGCTTCAATTGTCGTTAAAATTACCTTATAAGGTTTTATATGTTTCTGGCGAGGAAAGTCAGAAACAAATTAAAATGCGTGCCGAACGTGTAAATCCGAATAATACTACTTGTTATATTCTGACGGAAACGAATACCCAAAATATCTTTAAGCAAATCGAAGATATTCAACCTGATGTTTTGATTATTGATTCGATTCAAACTTTACATACCGATTATATCGAAGCTTCTGCCGGAACTATTTCTCAGATTAAAGAAACTACTGCCGAGTTGATTAAATTCGCAAAAGAAACCTCAACACCTGTAATTTTGATCGGGCATATTACTAAAGACGGTAATATAGCAGGACCCAAAATTTTAGAACACATGGTTGATACCGTTCTTCAGTTTGAAGGCGACAGAAATCACGTGTACCGAATTCTTCGTGCATTAAAAAATCGTTTTGGTTCAACTGCCGAATTAGGAATTTACGAAATGCAAGGTTCGGGTTTACGAGAAGTTTCAAATCCGTCTGAAATTTTACTTTCGCACCGACAAGAAGAACTTTCTGGAACTGCGATTGCATCCACTTTAGAAGGCATGCGTCCGCTGATGATTGAGGTACAAGCGTTGGTAAGTACAGCGGTTTATGGAACTCCGCAACGAAGCGCAACCGGTTATAATCTAAAACGCTTGAACATGATTTTAGCTGTTTTAGAAAAACGTGCTGGTTTCCGTTTAGGAATGAAAGACGTTTTCTTAAATATCACAGGGGGAATTTCTGTTGATGACCCAGCAATTGATTTGGCTGTTGTCGTTTCTATTCTTTCTTCAAACGAAGATGATGCCGTTTCTAAAGATTTTTGTTTCGCAGGTGAAGTCGGACTTTCAGGCGAAATTCGTCCGGTAAATCGTGTAGACCAACGTATTCAAGAAGCAGAGAAATTAGGTTTCTCTAAAATTTACATTTCCAAATACAATAAAATCACTTATCAATCTAAACAAATTGAAGTGGTTTTAGTTTCAAAAATAGAAGATTTGGTTAGTGCTTTGTTTTAA
- the panD gene encoding aspartate 1-decarboxylase, which translates to MQVEVVKSKIHRVKVTGADLNYIGSITIDTALMEASNIIEGEKVSIVNVNNGERFETYAIPGTRNSGEICLNGPAARKVHQGDIVIIISYGIMDFEEAKSFKPSIVFPNENDNSLT; encoded by the coding sequence ATGCAAGTAGAAGTAGTAAAATCTAAAATCCACCGTGTAAAAGTTACAGGTGCCGATTTAAATTATATTGGAAGTATTACCATTGACACCGCTTTAATGGAAGCTTCAAATATTATCGAAGGTGAAAAAGTTTCTATTGTTAACGTAAACAATGGAGAACGTTTTGAAACGTATGCGATTCCGGGAACTCGTAACAGCGGAGAAATTTGCTTAAACGGACCAGCAGCTCGTAAAGTACATCAAGGTGATATTGTAATCATCATTTCTTACGGAATTATGGATTTTGAAGAAGCTAAATCATTCAAGCCTTCAATCGTATTTCCTAACGAAAACGACAACTCATTAACTTAA
- a CDS encoding SIMPL domain-containing protein (The SIMPL domain is named for its presence in mouse protein SIMPL (signalling molecule that associates with mouse pelle-like kinase). Bacterial member BP26, from Brucella, was shown to assemble into a channel-like structure, while YggE from E. coli has been associated with resistance to oxidative stress.): MKNTYLLILLFFTTFIQAQNLQTSPFIEVIGTAEKEIIPNEIIFSITLKEQIDGRNKITIDEQETLFLNELKNQKIELTKLSLNNANAHQLRVRKKTNQLVTQKQFELKLNTIEEVNRALDAFDNANVKSFYIQEMTHSEIEMYRKEVKILALQAAKNKATYLLESINQKVGNALEIKENTDVYLSKAPEFMSNISVDTNENKNEIGFKPILLKFEIQAKFEIK; the protein is encoded by the coding sequence ATGAAAAATACGTATCTTCTTATTTTATTGTTTTTTACAACATTCATTCAAGCACAAAACTTACAAACATCTCCATTTATTGAAGTTATTGGAACTGCTGAAAAAGAAATTATACCGAACGAAATTATTTTCAGTATCACTTTAAAAGAGCAAATAGACGGTAGAAATAAAATTACAATCGATGAACAAGAAACGTTATTTCTAAACGAGCTTAAAAATCAAAAGATTGAGTTAACTAAATTGTCTTTAAATAATGCCAACGCACATCAATTACGTGTTCGTAAAAAAACAAATCAATTAGTCACACAAAAACAATTCGAATTAAAACTGAATACAATCGAAGAAGTTAACCGTGCTTTGGACGCGTTTGATAACGCTAATGTAAAATCGTTTTACATACAAGAAATGACTCATTCTGAAATTGAAATGTATCGCAAAGAAGTAAAAATTCTTGCCTTACAAGCTGCAAAAAATAAAGCTACTTATTTATTAGAAAGTATCAACCAAAAAGTTGGAAATGCACTTGAAATTAAGGAAAATACAGATGTTTATCTTTCAAAAGCTCCTGAATTTATGTCAAATATTTCTGTAGATACTAACGAAAATAAAAATGAAATTGGTTTTAAACCGATATTATTAAAATTTGAAATTCAAGCCAAATTTGAAATTAAATAA
- a CDS encoding chloramphenicol acetyltransferase: protein MKQIIDLENWNRKEHFEFFSAMEEPFYGVVTEVDVTIAYKEAKRKNISFFNYYLHKVLFAINETENFRLRIEDKQIVLHDEIDASATVMRADKTFGFSFMKYIADENEFSDYAIKEIERVQNTTGLLLKSNWKENIIHFSAVPFVNFSGLTHARSFTWPDSCPKISVGKVFERDGRKIFNIAVYVHHGLVDGYHIGLFLENLQNSLDK, encoded by the coding sequence ATGAAACAAATTATAGATCTTGAAAATTGGAATAGAAAAGAACATTTCGAATTCTTTTCCGCGATGGAGGAACCCTTTTACGGTGTGGTTACCGAAGTTGATGTAACGATTGCCTACAAAGAAGCCAAACGCAAAAACATTTCATTTTTTAATTATTACCTGCACAAAGTTTTATTTGCAATTAATGAAACCGAAAATTTCAGGTTGCGAATTGAAGATAAGCAAATTGTTTTACACGACGAAATTGATGCTTCGGCAACTGTGATGCGTGCTGATAAAACTTTCGGATTTTCGTTTATGAAATACATCGCGGATGAAAACGAATTTTCTGATTATGCGATTAAAGAAATTGAACGTGTTCAAAACACCACAGGTTTACTTTTAAAAAGTAATTGGAAAGAAAACATCATACATTTTTCGGCAGTTCCGTTTGTGAATTTTTCTGGATTAACGCACGCGCGTAGTTTTACTTGGCCGGATAGTTGTCCGAAAATTTCTGTAGGAAAAGTTTTTGAACGCGACGGTAGAAAAATTTTCAACATAGCCGTTTATGTGCATCACGGTTTGGTTGATGGTTATCATATTGGTTTGTTTCTCGAAAATTTACAAAATAGTTTAGATAAATAA
- a CDS encoding HAD family hydrolase — translation MKEYIKVIGFDADDTLFINEPYFDEAEEKFCALFEDFLSKQSISQILFQTQIDNLPFYGYGIKGYILSMIEAANKISDGKVSIKVTAKILEIGKNLLQKPIVLLDDIEETLKQLHGKYKLIVVTKGDLKDQHRKVSLSGLGPYFHHIEVLSEKEEIDYEKLLKRLDIDASEFLMIGNSLKSDVLPVLNIGGTAIHIPFHTTWAHERIDHEIVHDKFYTAITNADILPLLL, via the coding sequence ATGAAAGAATATATAAAAGTGATTGGTTTCGACGCAGATGATACGTTATTTATTAACGAACCTTATTTTGATGAAGCTGAAGAAAAATTCTGTGCTTTATTTGAAGATTTTCTTTCTAAACAAAGTATTTCTCAAATCTTATTTCAAACACAAATAGATAATTTACCTTTTTACGGATATGGAATTAAAGGTTATATCTTATCGATGATTGAAGCTGCTAATAAAATTTCTGATGGGAAAGTGTCCATAAAAGTAACTGCTAAAATTCTTGAAATTGGAAAAAATCTACTTCAAAAACCGATTGTTTTATTAGATGATATTGAAGAAACTTTAAAACAACTTCACGGAAAATATAAATTAATTGTCGTTACTAAAGGTGATTTAAAAGATCAACACAGAAAAGTTAGTTTGTCTGGTTTAGGACCTTATTTTCACCACATCGAAGTTTTAAGTGAGAAAGAAGAAATAGATTATGAAAAACTTTTAAAACGTTTAGATATTGATGCTTCAGAATTTTTAATGATCGGAAATTCATTAAAATCAGATGTGCTTCCGGTTTTAAATATTGGCGGAACAGCGATTCATATTCCGTTTCACACCACTTGGGCGCACGAACGCATCGACCACGAAATTGTTCATGACAAATTTTATACAGCAATAACAAACGCTGACATTTTACCATTGCTTTTATAA
- a CDS encoding glycogen/starch synthase: MKDKRILYVSSEVVPYLPENEVSQMSFDTPKMINDLGGQIRIFMPRYGSINERRHQLHEVIRLSGMNLVINDMDMPLIIKVASIPKERIQVYFIDNDEYFKRKHTFVDEENIMYEDNDERAIFFTKGVVETVKKLNWVPDVIHVQGWLASMLPLYMKKYYKDETIFADTKIVTSVFTKTFDQKLSENMYDKVAFDGFESSDIENLKEATFENIMKNAIDFSDGVIISSENITSDLTNYIETSGKPFLPFTPKEKMSEIYTDFYRNKVL, translated from the coding sequence ATGAAAGACAAGAGGATATTATATGTATCATCTGAAGTAGTGCCATATTTACCAGAAAACGAGGTTTCTCAAATGTCGTTTGACACTCCGAAAATGATTAATGATTTAGGCGGGCAGATTAGAATTTTTATGCCAAGATACGGAAGTATTAATGAGAGAAGACATCAGTTACACGAAGTGATTAGATTATCTGGGATGAACTTGGTAATTAACGACATGGATATGCCTCTAATTATTAAGGTTGCTTCTATTCCGAAAGAAAGAATTCAGGTTTATTTTATCGATAATGACGAGTATTTTAAACGTAAACATACTTTTGTTGACGAAGAAAATATAATGTATGAAGATAATGACGAACGTGCGATTTTCTTTACAAAAGGAGTTGTTGAAACTGTTAAAAAGTTAAATTGGGTTCCGGATGTAATTCATGTGCAAGGATGGTTGGCGTCAATGTTACCATTATACATGAAAAAATACTATAAAGATGAAACGATTTTTGCTGATACAAAAATTGTAACTTCTGTATTTACAAAAACATTTGACCAAAAATTATCAGAAAACATGTATGATAAAGTTGCTTTCGATGGTTTTGAGTCTAGTGATATCGAAAATTTAAAAGAAGCTACTTTTGAAAATATTATGAAAAACGCTATCGATTTTTCAGATGGTGTTATTATTTCGTCTGAGAACATAACATCAGATTTAACAAATTATATAGAAACTTCAGGAAAACCTTTCTTACCTTTCACTCCGAAAGAGAAAATGTCAGAGATTTATACTGACTTTTATAGAAACAAAGTTTTATAA
- the panC gene encoding pantoate--beta-alanine ligase, with product MLVYTTQITLKEHLSPLKSKGKTIGLVPTMGAIHMGHLSLMQEALSQNDIVVVSIFVNPTQFNNPNDLEKYPRTLERDVKLIESLSDKIIVFAPSVEDIYADNAVADIFKYDGLENQMEGANRPGHFNGVGTIVKKLFEITEADKAYFGEKDFQQLQIIRNMTTQFKLPVEIVGVPIFRQEDGLAMSSRNELLSDEAKKEATLINQIMLQAKNLFKSKSIKEVVDFVENEFKKHSNFELEYFEIADEKTLQTAIEKTENTKYRGFVVVHLDNVRLIDNISLN from the coding sequence ATGTTAGTTTACACTACTCAAATTACACTTAAAGAACACTTAAGTCCTTTAAAATCAAAAGGTAAAACCATCGGATTAGTTCCAACAATGGGAGCAATTCACATGGGTCATTTGTCGTTAATGCAAGAAGCTTTATCTCAAAATGACATCGTTGTGGTGAGTATTTTTGTCAATCCAACGCAATTTAACAATCCAAATGACTTAGAAAAGTATCCAAGAACTTTAGAAAGAGATGTTAAATTAATCGAAAGTTTATCTGACAAAATTATTGTTTTCGCACCTTCGGTTGAAGATATTTATGCAGATAATGCTGTTGCCGATATTTTTAAATACGATGGTTTAGAAAACCAAATGGAAGGTGCTAACCGACCAGGTCATTTTAACGGTGTTGGAACGATTGTAAAGAAACTTTTTGAAATTACTGAAGCCGATAAAGCTTATTTTGGCGAGAAAGATTTTCAACAATTGCAAATTATTAGAAACATGACAACACAATTTAAACTTCCGGTAGAGATTGTTGGTGTTCCGATTTTTCGTCAAGAAGATGGTTTAGCTATGAGCTCTCGAAACGAATTACTTTCTGACGAAGCTAAAAAAGAAGCAACTTTAATTAATCAAATTATGTTGCAAGCTAAAAATTTATTCAAATCAAAATCAATCAAAGAAGTTGTTGATTTCGTAGAGAATGAATTTAAAAAACATTCGAATTTTGAATTAGAATATTTCGAAATCGCAGACGAAAAAACCTTACAAACAGCAATCGAAAAAACAGAAAACACAAAATATCGTGGTTTTGTAGTTGTTCATTTAGATAATGTTCGATTAATAGACAATATTTCATTAAATTAA